In the genome of Aulosira sp. FACHB-615, one region contains:
- a CDS encoding precorrin-8X methylmutase — MSDYIRNANEIYRNSFSIIRSEANLDALPPDVAKVAVRLIHACGMTDIVTDLGYSPTAVQSARAALKAGAPILCDCRMVAEGVTRRRLPANNEVICTLNYPEVPELAQTLGNTRSAAALELWRSHLENSVIAIGNAPTALFRLLEMLDEGAPKPAVILGFPVGFVGAAESKAALAADSRNVPFMTLYGRRGGSAIAAAAVNALATEEE; from the coding sequence ATGTCCGACTATATCCGCAACGCTAACGAAATTTACCGTAATTCTTTTTCGATCATTCGGTCAGAAGCTAACTTAGATGCCCTGCCACCAGATGTAGCAAAAGTAGCTGTACGTCTAATTCATGCCTGTGGAATGACGGATATTGTAACTGACTTGGGATATTCACCCACAGCAGTACAATCAGCACGCGCCGCCCTCAAAGCTGGCGCACCAATTTTATGCGATTGTCGGATGGTGGCGGAAGGAGTTACGCGGCGGCGACTACCAGCCAATAACGAAGTTATCTGCACCCTGAATTATCCCGAAGTCCCAGAACTCGCCCAAACACTTGGTAACACAAGGTCAGCCGCCGCTTTAGAATTATGGCGATCGCATCTAGAAAATTCAGTTATAGCCATTGGTAATGCACCCACCGCACTATTTAGGTTACTCGAAATGCTGGATGAAGGAGCGCCAAAACCTGCCGTGATTTTGGGTTTCCCTGTGGGATTTGTCGGTGCAGCCGAATCAAAAGCCGCCTTAGCAGCAGATAGCCGGAATGTACCATTTATGACATTATATGGTCGGCGGGGTGGCAGTGCGATCGCCGCCGCCGCAGTTAACGCCTTGGCAACGGAGGAAGAATAA
- a CDS encoding precorrin-2 C(20)-methyltransferase, producing MTTKGRLYGVGVGPGDPELLTIKALRLLQTAPVIAYQSATDKESIARAIVSQYLTGNQTEVAFHLPRALEPEKAKAIYDQEVEPIAQHLAAGRDVVVLCEGDPFFYGSFMYVYTRLSEHYHTEVVPGVSSLMACPVALGVPFTYYNDILTVLPAPLPAEELITQLLATDAAAIMKLGRHFTKVRNILHQLGLASRALYIERATMTQQRIVPLDEVNPAEVPYFAMIVIPSKNRL from the coding sequence ATGACAACCAAAGGCCGTTTGTATGGAGTTGGTGTCGGCCCTGGCGACCCCGAACTGTTGACGATTAAAGCACTGCGGTTATTGCAGACTGCACCTGTAATTGCCTATCAATCAGCCACCGATAAAGAAAGTATAGCGCGGGCGATCGTTTCCCAATATTTAACAGGCAACCAAACCGAAGTCGCCTTTCACCTCCCCCGCGCCCTAGAACCAGAAAAAGCCAAAGCCATTTACGACCAAGAAGTTGAACCAATAGCCCAACACCTCGCGGCTGGACGTGATGTTGTCGTGCTGTGTGAGGGCGATCCGTTTTTCTACGGTTCATTTATGTATGTATACACACGCTTATCTGAGCATTACCATACAGAAGTTGTTCCTGGCGTTTCCTCTCTTATGGCTTGTCCCGTGGCTTTAGGCGTACCCTTCACCTACTACAACGATATTCTGACAGTTTTACCAGCCCCACTCCCAGCCGAAGAACTCATCACCCAACTACTAGCCACCGATGCCGCCGCAATTATGAAACTAGGCCGCCACTTTACCAAAGTACGCAATATCTTACATCAATTAGGACTGGCATCACGCGCACTATATATTGAACGGGCAACCATGACACAGCAAAGAATCGTCCCCCTAGATGAAGTTAATCCGGCGGAAGTACCTTATTTTGCTATGATTGTTATCCCCAGTAAAAATCGCCTATAG
- a CDS encoding iron uptake porin: MSDLSLLMLGVLTAGQTSPPNNLPEPPVVQSDTEIQQLKTENLSEISPPAEITPPEFMPPDSTSEAMTAPVNQQYQNLLNKIPQNTSSQDSQIPVETPPEISPAVQLPISPESPAAPEFSDTAESDDQMSQVTSVSQLDDVQPNDWAFSALQSLVERYGCIAGNSNSQYLGNSAVNRYEFAHSLNICLNQIQELIAKTQSNTISQADLDQIQRLQSEFQKELQEIGQRVDVLENKNIELKAHQFSTTTRLFGQAIFSIQGTNTTNVDLFPRDGVPERQGKTNLTFTNSVQLTLATSFTGKDLLITGLSAGNLGSNASLISHNMGRLSFESNTENRVVINDLSYRFLLADNLGVVVGSTGVNAATTFRGINPLEGSGDGAISQFGQRNPILNIGNGTGGIGFDWEISDRISLQGVYSSEIPSFPGNANLAGLFGGRYSAGAQLTLAPTDNLDVGVHYIYSHSPNDLLGTGIGDAQLISPFAPTTAFNTHAVGATVAWRLNDNLQLGGWGGFSTSKPANLSGSVETTNWMVFAALPNLGKAGNLGGILVGQPPKITASNLPDGYNFPNFSNGGTPGGRSDTSLHVELFYRAQLNDRLSLTPGLLVVFNPDHNAANDTLIVGALRAGFRF, encoded by the coding sequence ATGAGCGACCTAAGTCTACTGATGCTAGGCGTATTGACAGCCGGGCAAACATCTCCACCCAACAATTTACCAGAACCGCCTGTAGTTCAGTCAGACACAGAAATACAGCAGCTAAAAACCGAGAATTTATCAGAAATTTCTCCACCTGCGGAAATTACTCCACCGGAATTTATGCCGCCGGATAGTACTTCCGAGGCTATGACTGCGCCTGTAAATCAGCAGTATCAAAATCTACTGAATAAAATCCCTCAAAATACTAGTTCCCAAGATTCGCAAATTCCAGTAGAAACTCCACCAGAAATTTCACCAGCAGTTCAACTCCCAATTTCTCCAGAATCTCCCGCAGCACCAGAGTTTTCTGACACTGCTGAATCAGATGATCAGATGTCTCAAGTAACATCGGTATCGCAATTAGATGATGTCCAACCAAATGACTGGGCTTTTAGTGCTTTACAGTCTTTAGTTGAGCGTTATGGCTGTATTGCAGGAAATAGCAACAGCCAGTATTTGGGTAATAGTGCTGTCAATCGTTATGAATTTGCTCATAGTTTAAATATTTGTCTGAATCAAATTCAAGAATTAATTGCTAAAACTCAAAGTAATACTATTAGTCAAGCAGACTTAGACCAAATCCAAAGATTACAAAGTGAATTTCAAAAAGAGTTACAGGAAATAGGGCAACGTGTTGATGTTTTAGAAAATAAAAATATTGAATTAAAAGCTCATCAGTTTTCTACTACAACTCGATTATTTGGTCAAGCTATTTTTAGTATTCAAGGCACAAATACAACTAATGTGGATTTGTTTCCTAGAGATGGTGTGCCAGAACGGCAAGGTAAAACTAATCTAACTTTTACAAATAGTGTCCAGTTAACTTTAGCAACATCATTCACCGGAAAAGATTTATTAATTACAGGGCTATCGGCAGGAAATTTAGGTTCTAATGCCTCGTTAATTTCTCATAATATGGGGCGCTTGAGTTTTGAGTCGAATACTGAAAATAGAGTAGTTATTAATGATTTATCTTATCGATTTTTACTGGCAGATAATTTAGGAGTTGTGGTGGGTTCGACTGGGGTGAATGCTGCTACAACTTTTCGTGGAATTAACCCGTTAGAAGGTTCTGGAGATGGGGCAATTTCACAATTTGGTCAGCGAAATCCGATTTTAAATATTGGGAATGGGACTGGTGGTATAGGTTTTGACTGGGAAATTAGCGATCGCATCAGTCTTCAAGGCGTGTACAGTTCCGAAATCCCCAGTTTTCCCGGAAATGCCAATTTAGCTGGCTTATTTGGTGGTAGATATAGCGCAGGCGCACAACTCACTCTCGCACCCACCGACAATCTAGATGTCGGCGTACATTACATATATTCCCACTCCCCCAATGATTTACTCGGTACTGGCATTGGTGACGCGCAATTAATTTCGCCATTTGCACCCACTACAGCTTTTAATACCCATGCGGTTGGTGCAACTGTGGCATGGCGTTTAAATGATAATTTACAGTTGGGCGGTTGGGGTGGTTTTTCTACTTCAAAACCAGCTAACCTCTCTGGTAGTGTAGAAACTACTAATTGGATGGTATTTGCAGCCTTACCAAATTTAGGTAAAGCGGGAAATCTCGGTGGTATTTTAGTGGGACAACCACCCAAAATTACTGCTAGTAACTTACCCGATGGCTACAATTTTCCCAACTTTTCAAATGGGGGAACGCCAGGGGGACGTAGCGATACATCACTGCATGTAGAACTTTTTTATCGCGCCCAACTCAATGACCGTCTTTCCCTCACACCGGGCTTATTAGTTGTTTTTAATCCTGATCATAATGCTGCTAACGACACTTTGATAGTGGGCGCATTAAGAGCAGGTTTCCGGTTTTAA
- a CDS encoding DUF1361 domain-containing protein, which yields MKQELIELIVRVLQVLRINMNWMTWNLFLAFIPLALSVWLFRTHKGRSWVWWLGFIVFYAFLPNAPYLLTDIIHLIDDIRTIQSVWMITLVLIPVYFLVIFAGFEAYVISLINLGYYLHRIGKSHWIFRVELITHALCAIGIYWGRFLRFNSWDFITQPDALLTKGVEELVGKQPLVIITITFVILLGLHWLMKRVSLGFVNQTPQRMVVNSNSANTDTPNVG from the coding sequence ATGAAACAGGAATTGATTGAATTGATAGTCAGGGTTTTACAGGTCTTGCGAATCAACATGAATTGGATGACGTGGAACCTGTTTCTGGCTTTCATACCTTTGGCTTTAAGTGTTTGGTTGTTCCGTACTCACAAGGGACGTTCTTGGGTTTGGTGGTTGGGATTTATCGTATTTTATGCTTTCTTGCCAAATGCGCCTTATTTATTAACCGATATTATTCACCTGATCGACGATATTCGGACAATTCAATCAGTGTGGATGATTACTTTAGTACTAATTCCCGTTTATTTTTTGGTAATTTTTGCCGGGTTTGAAGCTTATGTCATCTCTTTAATTAATTTGGGATACTATTTACACCGCATTGGCAAAAGTCACTGGATTTTTAGAGTTGAGTTAATTACTCATGCTCTTTGTGCTATCGGGATTTATTGGGGAAGATTTCTGCGTTTCAACAGTTGGGATTTTATTACCCAACCGGATGCTTTATTAACTAAAGGTGTAGAAGAACTTGTGGGTAAACAGCCTTTAGTGATTATCACTATTACATTTGTGATTCTGCTGGGGTTGCACTGGCTGATGAAACGAGTGAGTTTGGGTTTTGTGAATCAAACACCACAAAGAATGGTAGTTAACTCAAATTCAGCTAATACTGATACACCGAATGTTGGATAA
- a CDS encoding putative PEP-binding protein gives MEKVYWLDQIKLQDRAKVGDKAFYLSKMMQRGYPVVPGFVISAEVLRQFLETINSSESLVADLPDSSLHLDVANWRQLQQVASRLRQEIIAANVPSQWVSTIFAATKEWQTKYLILQPTLSVFNVSQDIGNISGLLEPIFCGCDEDAIALGLKRVWNQLFRARSLLYWQRQGIDLQNVNLAVLVQPMQNAIASGSLHANASGWTIEATWGLGVALTRGEVLPDVYYVQPETGIVLERHLGNKLLAYRLDDEISATTQPQLQSILTDENNSLVAYLLSEESQKQYALPEASVPQIIALGNQLVSELGKTFTVQWSITEIDTVSHLQITEVNTPLAPVPHLKLIKGLGAATGKVTASAYVINSLQKPEQIPEGVVLVVPTIAPDWLALMQKVVAIVTVQGGLTSHAAILSRELGIPAVVSAKDATVLIQTGEKLLVDGDRGEIYRLRDSKAKNQENPEISFPVPSVSPNHSHLSSQPPMIATQLMVNLSQPNLIERSQTLPVDGVGLLRSELMLLNILEGQDPHNWIMSGRRSELLELWTQQVINFVRAFTPRPVFYRSLDWRFSEFSSTYNPSSATHSILGDRGTLSYINNPAVFDLELTALLNVQKAGYSNLRLLLPFVRSVAEFSFCRQKVEQIGLTQMSQFQLWIMAEVPSVLFLLPEYVKAGVAGISIGTNDLTQLLLGVDREQGQLTKIFDERHPAVMGAIAQLIQMAKNANIPCAICGQAPALYPEIIDKLVEWGITSISVEPEAVERTHYAIARAEHRLILAAARRTIH, from the coding sequence GTGGAAAAAGTCTACTGGCTTGACCAAATTAAACTACAAGACCGCGCCAAAGTAGGCGACAAAGCATTTTATTTAAGCAAAATGATGCAGCGTGGCTACCCTGTGGTGCCTGGTTTTGTGATTTCAGCAGAAGTTTTGCGGCAATTTTTAGAAACTATCAACAGTTCAGAATCTTTAGTTGCAGACTTACCTGATTCTTCATTGCACCTTGATGTAGCTAATTGGCGACAACTTCAGCAGGTGGCTAGTCGTTTGCGTCAAGAAATCATTGCGGCAAATGTACCATCACAGTGGGTAAGTACAATTTTTGCTGCGACAAAAGAATGGCAAACTAAATATTTGATTTTGCAACCCACATTATCAGTTTTCAATGTTAGCCAAGATATCGGAAATATATCTGGGTTACTAGAGCCAATCTTTTGTGGTTGTGATGAAGATGCGATCGCTTTAGGATTGAAGCGAGTTTGGAATCAGTTATTTCGCGCTAGAAGCTTATTGTATTGGCAACGCCAGGGAATTGATCTGCAAAATGTGAATTTGGCGGTGTTAGTACAACCAATGCAAAATGCGATCGCCAGTGGTTCACTTCATGCTAACGCCTCTGGATGGACAATTGAAGCTACTTGGGGATTAGGAGTAGCCCTCACCAGAGGAGAAGTTTTGCCGGATGTTTACTACGTTCAGCCAGAAACAGGTATTGTTCTAGAACGACATTTAGGAAATAAACTGCTGGCTTATCGTCTAGATGATGAGATAAGTGCAACTACGCAACCACAACTCCAATCAATACTCACTGATGAAAACAACAGTTTAGTTGCTTATTTACTTTCTGAAGAATCACAAAAACAATATGCTTTGCCAGAGGCGAGTGTGCCACAGATCATCGCTTTGGGAAATCAGTTGGTCAGTGAACTGGGAAAAACTTTTACTGTCCAGTGGAGTATTACGGAAATCGATACAGTTTCCCATCTCCAAATCACCGAAGTTAATACTCCCTTAGCACCAGTTCCTCACTTAAAGTTAATCAAAGGTTTGGGTGCAGCCACAGGTAAAGTCACGGCTAGTGCTTATGTGATTAATTCTCTCCAAAAACCTGAACAAATACCCGAAGGAGTCGTGCTTGTCGTCCCGACGATCGCACCTGATTGGTTAGCGTTAATGCAAAAAGTTGTGGCGATTGTGACAGTGCAAGGTGGTTTGACTAGTCATGCTGCAATATTATCCAGAGAATTAGGCATTCCCGCAGTTGTGAGTGCAAAAGATGCTACAGTCTTAATTCAAACCGGAGAAAAATTGCTAGTAGATGGCGATAGGGGAGAAATTTATCGCCTCAGAGACAGCAAAGCCAAAAATCAAGAAAATCCAGAAATTAGTTTTCCTGTTCCTTCTGTTTCACCCAATCATTCACATCTTAGTTCGCAGCCGCCCATGATTGCTACTCAACTAATGGTGAATCTGAGTCAGCCTAATTTAATCGAGCGATCGCAGACCTTACCTGTCGATGGTGTAGGATTGTTACGCTCGGAATTAATGCTGTTGAATATTTTGGAAGGACAAGACCCCCATAATTGGATTATGAGTGGTCGTCGCTCAGAATTGTTGGAGTTGTGGACACAGCAGGTTATTAATTTTGTACGTGCTTTTACGCCCCGTCCAGTATTTTATCGCTCCCTTGATTGGCGATTTTCGGAGTTTTCATCAACATATAATCCATCATCTGCAACCCATTCGATTTTGGGCGATCGCGGCACATTGAGTTATATTAACAACCCTGCCGTTTTTGATTTGGAACTCACAGCTTTACTGAATGTCCAAAAAGCAGGTTATAGCAATCTGCGGTTATTGTTACCCTTTGTGCGGAGTGTGGCTGAGTTTAGCTTTTGTCGCCAGAAAGTTGAGCAAATCGGCTTAACCCAAATGTCGCAGTTTCAATTGTGGATTATGGCAGAAGTGCCTAGTGTATTATTTTTACTGCCAGAATATGTCAAAGCTGGAGTAGCCGGAATTTCCATTGGGACAAATGACTTAACACAACTGTTGTTAGGCGTAGATCGAGAACAAGGACAACTCACAAAAATCTTTGATGAACGCCACCCAGCCGTGATGGGTGCGATCGCTCAATTAATCCAAATGGCGAAAAATGCCAACATCCCCTGTGCAATCTGCGGTCAAGCACCAGCATTGTATCCTGAAATCATTGACAAACTAGTAGAATGGGGCATTACCTCAATTTCCGTCGAACCAGAAGCAGTGGAACGAACACATTATGCGATCGCCCGTGCTGAACATCGGTTAATTTTAGCAGCAGCACGGCGAACAATTCATTGA
- a CDS encoding MgtC/SapB family protein, which produces MLNTYYLLPNDWLNILFRLCLALLFGAIIGIERQIRRKPAGLRTHILVSLGSALFTLIPLQTGISEPSADALSRVIQGIAAGVGFLGAGEIIRESSQQSQHLEVHGLTSAAAIWVSAALGIAAGCGLWQLGLIAATLTILVLNLFKKIEKN; this is translated from the coding sequence TTGTTAAATACTTACTACTTGTTACCCAATGATTGGTTGAATATTCTGTTTAGACTGTGCCTAGCTTTGTTATTTGGTGCAATTATTGGCATTGAACGTCAAATTAGACGTAAACCAGCAGGTTTAAGAACTCATATACTTGTCAGTTTGGGTTCTGCCTTGTTTACTCTTATTCCTTTGCAAACAGGAATATCAGAACCTAGTGCCGATGCTTTAAGTCGTGTCATTCAAGGTATTGCCGCAGGTGTCGGATTTTTGGGTGCGGGAGAAATTATCCGCGAATCTTCGCAACAGTCGCAGCATCTGGAAGTTCACGGACTGACATCAGCCGCAGCGATTTGGGTTTCGGCTGCGCTAGGAATTGCGGCTGGTTGTGGTTTATGGCAATTAGGATTAATAGCAGCTACATTGACAATTTTAGTACTGAATCTATTTAAGAAAATAGAAAAGAATTAA
- the recF gene encoding DNA replication/repair protein RecF (All proteins in this family for which functions are known are DNA-binding proteins that assist the filamentation of RecA onto DNA for the initiation of recombination or recombinational repair.), with product MYLKTLHLRQFRNYQDQKVEFNAAKTILVGNNAQGKSNLLEAVELLATLRSHRMARDRDLIQDGTEFAQINASLERDTGISDLTLTLRRNGRRSVAINGEIVRRQMDFLGVLNAVQFSSLDLELVRGSPEVRRNWLDTLLIQLEPVYAHILQQYNQVLRQRNAFLKKHQDSPLPNSQLALWDAQLATTGTRVIRRRDRAIQRLAPIAAAWHASISGSTEILEIKYSPNIPLVQHQPEQVQQAFLNKIQQRAVAELYRGTTLVGPHRDEVELTINQTPARQYGSQGQQRTLVLALKLAELELIEEVVKEPPLLLLDDVLAELDPYRQNQLLDAIQDRFQTLITTTHLSSFDAQWLNSSQILFVKAGEISIN from the coding sequence ATGTATCTGAAAACTTTACACCTCAGACAATTTCGCAATTACCAAGACCAAAAAGTTGAGTTTAACGCTGCTAAAACAATTTTAGTGGGTAACAACGCTCAGGGTAAGTCGAATTTGTTAGAGGCGGTAGAGTTATTAGCCACATTGCGATCGCACCGAATGGCACGCGATCGGGATTTAATTCAAGATGGCACAGAATTTGCCCAAATCAATGCCAGCTTAGAACGAGACACAGGGATTAGTGATTTAACCTTAACTCTCCGCCGTAACGGTCGCCGCAGTGTGGCAATTAATGGTGAGATTGTGCGGCGACAAATGGATTTTTTAGGTGTCCTCAACGCCGTACAGTTTTCCAGTTTAGATTTAGAATTAGTCCGAGGTAGTCCGGAAGTCCGCCGCAACTGGTTGGATACTTTATTAATTCAACTTGAACCAGTTTATGCTCATATTTTGCAACAATATAACCAAGTATTACGCCAACGCAATGCCTTTCTAAAAAAACACCAAGACTCCCCACTCCCCAACTCACAACTTGCCCTCTGGGATGCACAATTAGCAACCACAGGTACAAGAGTTATTAGAAGACGCGATCGGGCGATTCAAAGATTAGCCCCCATTGCTGCGGCTTGGCACGCTAGTATTAGCGGTAGTACCGAAATCTTAGAAATTAAATATTCACCTAACATTCCTTTGGTGCAGCACCAACCAGAACAAGTCCAGCAAGCTTTCCTGAACAAAATTCAACAACGCGCTGTCGCCGAACTCTACCGAGGTACTACCCTTGTCGGCCCTCATCGTGACGAAGTAGAATTGACTATTAATCAAACGCCTGCTCGGCAATATGGTTCTCAGGGTCAGCAACGCACCTTAGTCTTAGCCTTAAAACTAGCAGAATTAGAGTTAATTGAAGAAGTCGTAAAAGAGCCACCATTGTTGTTGCTTGATGATGTTTTAGCGGAATTAGATCCATACCGTCAAAATCAATTGCTTGATGCGATTCAAGACCGTTTTCAAACTTTAATCACAACAACTCACTTAAGTTCTTTTGATGCTCAGTGGCTAAACTCTTCTCAAATTCTGTTTGTCAAGGCTGGAGAAATATCAATTAATTAG